A DNA window from Bos javanicus breed banteng chromosome 10, ARS-OSU_banteng_1.0, whole genome shotgun sequence contains the following coding sequences:
- the LOC133256202 gene encoding C2 calcium-dependent domain-containing protein 4A produces the protein MQAPGLSRRGLAFATASLPREPQQLWREGAAGRASRPAPPRVGLLASWAGLRLQYKGERPCPGYSAEAGASAGTRRQLETYEPEGLKKRQRSASSRHSQPQPLRMRLLGKLRASAASSAPLEPAFSNVLTPNRIPEFFIPPRLPTPYAPESSPPAAALPRRCAAEPDLWLRGADDGAGRTDWDPRSQAALSLPHLPRALTAYGFCALLESPHTRRKESLFLGSPSSAALPPAPRPRAHTYGGGGGDAPLAPGARSPIATPAARGGPSPSLDTLAPPPSCRRLLRAPEGLLRRALRAGRSRGLARARSVSSGDGEDDDEDESRASPGSPTQAPVTSLSPHRDPRPERLEAEGTVTLGRAGGALRLAAEYNRASGRLRVRLLRAEGPAGGAAEPRAPVGCRISFVLKPRGAVVRRSRRAVLEQDLCLDGLSEDEVRRLAVRVKAENRGRGLERGRLLGQGELLLGPLLLL, from the exons ATGCAGGCCCCAGGGCTGAGCAGAAGGGGGCTGGCCTTCGCCACAGCTTCGCTCCCACGCGAGCCCCAGCAGCTCTGGCGAGAAGGGGCCGCCGGAAGGGCGAGCCGGCCGGCGCCTCCAAGGGTTGGACTCCTGGCCAGCTGGGCGGGACTCAGGCTGCAATATAAGGGGGAGCGCCCCTGTCCCGGCTACAGTGCTGAGGCTGGAGCGTCAGCAGGCACTAGAAGGCAACTTGAAACTTACGAACCAGAGGGATTGAAAAAGAGGCAAAG GAGCGCTTCTTCCCGCCactcccagccccagcctctgAGGATGCGGCTCCTCGGGAAACTGCGCGCCTCGGCGGCGAGCAGCGCGCCTCTGGAgcctgccttctccaatgtgctCACCCCGAACCGCATCCCCGAGTTCTTCATCCCGCCGCGGCTGCCCACCCCCTATGCCCCCGAGTCCTCCCCCCCGGCCGCCGCGCTGCCCCGGAGGTGCGCTGCTGAGCCAGACCTTTGGCTTCGAGGAGCCGACGACGGCGCGGGGCGTACGGACTGGGACCCGCGCTCGCAGGCCGCACTCTCGCTGCCGCACCTGCCCCGGGCGCTCACTGCCTACGGCTTCTGCGCGCTGCTTGAGAGCCCGCACACCCGCCGCAAGGAGTCACTCTTCCTCGGGAGCCCGAGCTCCGCCGCGCTCCCGCCCGCGCCCCGTCCCCGGGCCCACACCTACGGGGGCGGCGGCGGAGACGCCCCCCTCGCTCCCGGGGCGAGATCCCCCATTGCGACCCCCGCAGCCCGCGGTGGCCCCAGCCCGTCCCTGGACACGCTCGCCCCGCCGCCCAGCTGCCGCCGCCTCCTACGCGCCCCGGAAGGGCTGCTGCGCCGAGCATTGCGGGCCGGGAGGAGCCGAGGCCTGGCCCGCGCCCGCTCCGTCTCCAGCGGGGACGGGGAAGATGATGACGAGGACGAAAGCCGCGCCAGCCCCGGGTCCCCGACGCAGGCCCCAGTCACATCCCTTTCGCCGCATCGCGACCCGCGTCCCGAGCGCCTGGAGGCCGAGGGCACCGTAACTCTGGGCCGCGCCGGGGGCGCCCTGCGCCTGGCCGCCGAATACAATCGGGCCAGCGGGCGCCTCCGTGTCCGTCTGCTCCGTGCTGAGGGCCCGGCCGGAGGGGCCGCCGAGCCCCGCGCCCCCGTCGGCTGCCGGATCAGCTTCGTCCTGAAGCCGCGGGGCGCCGTGGTCCGGCGAAGCCGCAGGGCCGTCTTGGAGCAGGACTTGTGCTTGGACGGGCTCTCGGAGGACGAGGTGCGCCGCCTGGCCGTGCGCGTCAAGGCCGAGAACCGGGGCCGCGGGCTGGAGCGGGGCCGCCTGCTGGGCCAGGGCGAACTGCTGCTGGGCCCCCTCCTGCTCCTCTGA